Proteins from a single region of Nodularia sp. LEGE 06071:
- the rnpA gene encoding ribonuclease P protein component produces the protein MALPKANRLKSRKDFQAVFREGIRRHSSHFTLRALRPKGSKAPSLDTATSEKPLSSTQFGVSISTKVSKRAVIRNRIKRQITAALHQLLPKLSPGWRVVVVVKPTAAESKCVSQQFLQELEQLLVKAEVFDGHS, from the coding sequence GTGGCTTTGCCCAAAGCAAATCGATTAAAATCTCGAAAAGATTTCCAGGCAGTTTTCCGGGAAGGCATTCGCCGTCACAGTTCTCATTTCACATTGAGAGCTTTACGACCAAAAGGTTCAAAAGCACCTTCCTTGGATACTGCTACCAGTGAAAAACCACTGTCCAGTACACAATTTGGCGTTTCCATTAGCACAAAAGTCAGCAAAAGAGCAGTAATTCGTAACCGGATTAAACGCCAGATCACAGCTGCTTTGCATCAGTTATTGCCAAAATTGTCCCCAGGCTGGCGGGTTGTCGTCGTTGTCAAACCAACAGCAGCAGAATCTAAGTGCGTAAGCCAACAATTTCTGCAAGAATTAGAGCAGTTGTTGGTAAAAGCAGAGGTATTTGATGGGCATTCGTGA
- a CDS encoding PH domain-containing protein: MGIREEVYYEGGPHIGDLILNCLIGLTVVGLPLAVGAIVRALWLRFRISDRRISVTGGWRGRDRTDIIYSEVVKIVKVPRGIGFWGDMVLTLRNGSRLEMRAVPNFRETYEYINERVTAKNPLYSGAAKK; the protein is encoded by the coding sequence ATGGGCATTCGTGAAGAAGTTTATTATGAAGGTGGCCCCCACATCGGGGACTTAATTCTCAATTGCTTGATTGGACTAACTGTTGTCGGGTTACCATTGGCAGTTGGAGCCATCGTGAGAGCTTTATGGCTCCGCTTCCGGATCAGCGATCGCCGGATTTCTGTGACGGGAGGTTGGAGAGGACGCGATCGCACTGATATCATCTATTCAGAAGTTGTCAAGATCGTTAAAGTTCCCCGTGGCATCGGCTTTTGGGGCGATATGGTACTAACCCTCAGAAATGGTAGTCGCCTAGAAATGCGGGCTGTTCCCAATTTCCGGGAGACTTATGAGTACATCAACGAAAGAGTTACAGCTAAAAATCCCCTATATAGCGGTGCTGCTAAGAAGTGA